In Calditrichota bacterium, a single window of DNA contains:
- a CDS encoding TIGR01212 family radical SAM protein (This family includes YhcC from E. coli K-12, an uncharacterized radical SAM protein.), producing MINIKQNWNNHRFYPISQYYQKIFKEKVYKVSVSVAETCPNRQNLKMDTTCIFCDEWGSAAYHLDRDKSLIDQIKTNRDKIRKRYRAKKFLVYFQSYTNTFDRVTNLEKRFKIALEQEDIVGLVLGTRPDCLPKRLMPMLRELKEKTFIQIELGVQSFDDKQMHFLKRGHSAECSVDAIKKVYAETGLKSGVHLMFGLPDESDEQLIETAILINSLPVDTVKLHNLHVLVNTPLADLYHQNKFAPVSLEEYARRVVLFLRHLSPDVAVNRLTAVANRWDELVAPAWAKEKMRPVQYIEDQMALQDVLQGAT from the coding sequence TTGATAAACATAAAACAAAATTGGAACAACCACCGTTTTTATCCCATTAGTCAGTATTATCAAAAAATATTTAAAGAAAAGGTATACAAAGTTTCAGTAAGTGTTGCAGAAACTTGCCCAAACCGACAAAATTTAAAAATGGATACTACCTGTATTTTCTGTGATGAATGGGGTTCTGCGGCCTATCATCTGGATCGCGATAAATCTTTGATTGACCAAATTAAAACCAATCGTGATAAAATACGAAAACGCTATAGGGCCAAAAAATTTCTTGTCTATTTTCAGTCCTACACAAATACTTTTGACCGCGTAACCAATCTTGAAAAGCGTTTTAAAATTGCTTTGGAGCAGGAAGATATTGTTGGGTTAGTTTTGGGCACTCGGCCTGATTGTCTGCCAAAAAGATTGATGCCTATGCTGAGGGAATTAAAAGAAAAAACATTTATCCAAATTGAGCTTGGGGTACAAAGCTTTGATGATAAACAAATGCATTTTCTAAAACGTGGCCATTCTGCAGAATGCTCTGTTGATGCGATAAAAAAAGTGTATGCTGAAACGGGTCTTAAAAGTGGAGTTCATTTAATGTTTGGTTTGCCCGATGAAAGTGATGAGCAGTTGATTGAAACCGCAATTTTGATTAACTCTCTTCCTGTGGACACGGTTAAATTACATAACTTGCATGTATTGGTTAATACGCCTTTGGCTGATTTGTATCACCAGAATAAATTTGCACCTGTTTCTCTGGAAGAGTATGCCCGCCGGGTAGTTTTATTTTTACGGCACCTTTCACCGGATGTGGCTGTTAATAGGTTAACCGCTGTTGCGAACCGATGGGATGAACTTGTTGCTCCAGCCTGGGCGAAAGAAAAAATGCGTCCTGTTCA
- a CDS encoding response regulator transcription factor, which produces MHNILIIEDEPGLQITLQDRLVSENYKTAFAVDGNEGYQKALQNNFDLIILDVMLPGKNGFDVCRDLRNKNIETPILMLTARGELPDKIVGLKLGADDYLTKPFEMLELLARVEALLRRGQKPVSVNSDGYTFGSIKVNLKSAEIFKNGHPVELSAQEFRLLKFFIENRNEILSREYLLKNVWEYEEAPTTRTVDVHIAWLRQKLEVKAKHPQFFVTVHSLGYKFLG; this is translated from the coding sequence ATGCATAATATTTTGATAATAGAAGACGAGCCCGGCTTACAAATTACTCTGCAAGACCGGCTTGTATCAGAAAATTATAAAACAGCATTTGCTGTGGATGGAAATGAAGGCTATCAGAAAGCATTGCAAAATAATTTTGATTTAATAATTCTTGATGTAATGTTACCCGGCAAAAATGGATTTGATGTCTGCCGCGATTTGAGAAATAAAAATATTGAAACACCAATTTTGATGTTGACAGCACGTGGAGAACTTCCAGATAAAATTGTAGGCTTAAAACTTGGCGCAGATGACTATCTCACAAAGCCCTTTGAAATGCTGGAACTATTGGCACGAGTTGAAGCCTTACTGCGCCGGGGACAAAAACCGGTTTCTGTAAATAGCGATGGCTATACATTTGGCTCAATAAAAGTAAATCTAAAAAGTGCAGAAATATTTAAAAACGGTCATCCCGTTGAATTATCTGCACAGGAATTCCGCTTGTTAAAATTTTTTATTGAAAACAGAAATGAAATCCTGTCCCGCGAATATTTATTAAAGAATGTTTGGGAATATGAAGAAGCTCCAACAACACGTACCGTAGATGTGCATATTGCCTGGCTTAGGCAAAAGTTGGAAGTAAAAGCCAAACACCCGCAATTTTTTGTAACAGTCCATAGCCTCGGTTATAAGTTTCTTGGTTAA